One Ostrea edulis chromosome 2, xbOstEdul1.1, whole genome shotgun sequence genomic region harbors:
- the LOC130051483 gene encoding toll-like receptor 6 — MDLSYNFFTELEFYTAHDVWDVPMLTMNISHNNISEFKVDKLEELVEMKKLFIDFSHNPLNCSCTEEARQLITYVNDPSKWLLPKYRRYIFMKDLECMYPKSIRGKRLADLKVEDLNCKLERLEKIAVEAVVFLNLLSVVVIIVIIILLKFRREIRILTYTRFNIVLPCQPIETFENKKFDAFVSYSNHDQDWVTSVFEDTASNNPLGNFKFCLHHKDFMPGKTIFDNVIDCVEASRHTVIVLSKHFLNSHYCMYEFHEAFQQSIYERKRHLLFIMMEDIPTNDLPNDLKRCLKTFTYIRKDDNIFIDRLVYALSYKGQKAMVTDSRCRSAAYSNQTSCETDITETGSDGNSSPISIMDRHDIFPDLINEKNIVSVKNEKNNFL, encoded by the coding sequence ATGGACTTATCATACAACTTCTTCACAGAGCTAGAATTTTACACAGCACATGATGTGTGGGATGTTCCCATGTTGACAATGAACATCTCCCACAACAACATCTCTGAATTCAAGGTTGACAAACTAGAAGAACTTGTAGAAATGAAAAAGCTTTTCATTGATTTTAGTCACAATCCCCTGAATTGTTCTTGTACAGAAGAGGCTAGACAACTCATTACTTATGTTAACGATCCATCGAAATGGCTTTTACCAAAGTACCGAAGATACATTTTTATGAAGGACTTGGAGTGCATGTACCCTAAAAGTATTCGTGGAAAACGACTAGCAGATCTAAAAGTGGAGGATCTAAACTGCAAACTTGAGCGTCTTGAAAAAATAGCAGTTGAGGCTGTTGTGTTTCTGAACTTGCTCTCGGTTGTGGTCATCATTGTCATCATAATCTTGCTAAAATTCAGAAGAGAAATCAGAATATTAACTTATACAAGATTTAACATCGTTTTACCATGTCAACCTATTGAAACATTcgaaaataagaaatttgacGCTTTTGTTTCCTATAGTAACCATGACCAAGACTGGGTCACCAGTGTGTTTGAGGATACTGCTTCAAATAACCCTCTTGGCAACTTTAAGTTCTGTTTACATCACAAAGACTTCATGCCAGGAAAAACAATTTTTGACAATGTGATAGACTGCGTGGAAGCCAGTCGACATACTGTAATTGTTCTCTCAAAGCATTTTTTGAACAGTCACTATTGCATGTACGAATTTCATGAGGCATTTCAACAAAGCATTTACGAGAGAAAACGGCATTTGTTGTTTATCATGATGGAAGATATTCCTACTAATGATCTTCCTAATGATTTAAAACGCTGTCTGAAGACATTTACGTATATTAGGAAAGATGATAACATATTTATAGATAGACTGGTATACGCCTTGTCCTACAAAGGCCAAAAAGCCATGGTCACTGATAGCCGGTGTCGAAGTGCCGCCTACTCAAACCAAACGTCTTGTGAGACGGACATAACAGAAACTGGTAGTGATGGAAACTCGAGCCCGATATCAATCATGGATCGACATGACATATTTCCAGACCTAATCAACGAAAAGAACATCGTTAGTGttaaaaatgagaaaaataacTTTCTATGA